TATCCAATTTACCGCTATTCACCAATTTATTAATGCCAGCCAAGGTTTCATCAAGGCTTTGCATAATATCAGCAGCTAAGAAAGGTAATTCTTCAAACGCTGTTCCGGTGGTGGGAAATTCACTGTAAAACTGCGTCGTCTTAATGGTTGCCGGTAGCGCATCCTTTTCCATACTGAGCGTAATCACTTTCTGCCCGGTTAGAAAACTCACGGTATCCAGCTTAGCACGTAAGCCTTTTTCCACTAATTGACGCATGGCGACTTCACCGGTTTCCTTGGTGAAAGATTCATCGAAATATTGAGGCTGGATATACACCAACACCGGCACGCGCACTGCCAATGAATCCATATCCATTTTCATGCCAATGTTTTCAACTTTACCAATGGGAATTCCCTGAAACTCTACATCTGACCCCACACCCATACCGCGCACAGAACCATCAAAGTACATGACGTAATACAATCTAGTCGCGTATTGTTTTTCCTGTGAGTCCGCGTAATTGCGATGTAATACAAAGGTATCCCCCTGTTTACTTACGTCACCACCTGCGACTCCGGCAGGCGTTTCAAATGCAACACCCCCGATCAGTACGGAAATCAACGATTCCATGCGGAATTCTGCACCCGTTGAATTCATATTAAGTTCTACGCCACTGGCATTCCAGAAGCGGGTATTTTCATGCACATAGCGAAAATAAGGTGCACGAATAAACAGTTCCAATTGCACGCGATCCTGATTATCCAGCAATTCGTAATCGATCACCTCACCAACCTGCAATTGTTTGTAAAAGACTGGCGCTCCCACGTCCATTGAACCTAAAGAATCCGATATTAAGAAAAAACGCTTACCGTCTTCGGCGGGTGTAATAACAGGAGGGCGTTCCGCACCTTTATAAAAACTCTGGTCATCGTTATTCGTTCCCGGATCCATGCCAATATAGGAGCCAGAAAATAATGTCCCCAAACCGGATACTCCAGAACGGTTCACA
The window above is part of the Thiothrix winogradskyi genome. Proteins encoded here:
- a CDS encoding intermembrane transport protein PqiB, which gives rise to MHDNKGLDDNLPDVELREQRWPSLVWLIPLAALLIGFWLLFQAWYQRGPIVTVQFSSAEGIESGKTEVRYKAVTVGKVKKLKLDNELKHIEAVIELNKEIGRHLGSDASFWVVRPRVNRSGVSGLGTLFSGSYIGMDPGTNNDDQSFYKGAERPPVITPAEDGKRFFLISDSLGSMDVGAPVFYKQLQVGEVIDYELLDNQDRVQLELFIRAPYFRYVHENTRFWNASGVELNMNSTGAEFRMESLISVLIGGVAFETPAGVAGGDVSKQGDTFVLHRNYADSQEKQYATRLYYVMYFDGSVRGMGVGSDVEFQGIPIGKVENIGMKMDMDSLAVRVPVLVYIQPQYFDESFTKETGEVAMRQLVEKGLRAKLDTVSFLTGQKVITLSMEKDALPATIKTTQFYSEFPTTGTAFEELPFLAADIMQSLDETLAGINKLVNSGKLDKTVDNLNQVLSEAEQAVKAAKETLKTVDKNTLPSVTSDVNKISQDLGNTMQRIQGSMAQIDRLTAQNSPTQHQLQEMLEEVTAASRALRSLTETLQRQPSSLLRGKQGE